One Salmo trutta chromosome 19, fSalTru1.1, whole genome shotgun sequence genomic window carries:
- the LOC115153781 gene encoding uncharacterized protein LOC115153781: MQLQHYNIILQFCSHNCLSVSYIQALEDLVNRRLGTEASVLYGSILSRRLTLARVQLILALSSTIHSLPEPQDISDGAVRCSVVRRTSSSPGIPNSPPGERDSDSDKSHSGSPTRKTREPKGLHLDPQKDKLTLSKFKALLLREVCRLLSSQLQLCLSSQLHSDPEELELAIDTYLLLSNLYLQQGKTASSADMAVSAISLLQNSPIILRGSPAPVHRPLSSSLRRQSRPKSEQGGMREAEHHCPQSTAR, translated from the exons atgcaattacagcattataacatcatcttgcaattttgctctcacaATTGTTTATCTGTATCCTATATTCAGGCCCTGGAGGACTTAGTGAACCGTCGTCTGGGCACAGAGGCCAGTGTTCTGTATGGCTCCATACTGAGCAGGCGTCTCACCCTGGCCAGAGTACAGCTCATACTGGCCCTCAGCTCCACCATACACTCCCTGCCTGAACCTCAAG atatctcagatggggcgGTGCGTTGCAGTGTTGTGAGGAGGACATCCAGTAGCCCAGGTATCCCTAACTCTCCCCCCGGAGAGAGGGATAGTGACAGTGACAAATCACACAGTGGCTCCCCCACAAGGAAGACCAGGGAGCCCAAAGGACTGCACCTTGACCCCCAGAAAGACAAGCTCACCCTCAGCAAATTcaag gcgTTACTGCTGAGAGAGGTGTGTCGTCTCCTGAGCTCCCAGCTGCAGCTCTGTCTTTCCTCTCAGCTCCACTCTGACCCTGAGGAACTGGAGCTGGCTATAGACACCTACCTGCTACTGTCTAACCTCTACCTGCAGCAAGGCAAAACCGCTTCCAG TGCTGATATGGCAGTGTCTGCTATCAGTCTGCTCCAGAACTCTCCCATCATTCTGAGGGGAAGCCCCGCCCCTGTCCAcagacccctctcctcctctctcagaaGACAGTCCAGACCTAAGAGTGAACAG GGCGGTATGAGGGAGGCAGAGCACCATTGCCCCCAGTCCACAGCCAGGTGA
- the LOC115154999 gene encoding cilia- and flagella-associated protein 54 — MRLGHCLAVQAMTSAPSSSLSTSSHPWECAQEVLQSALLVSQACATRDRQLEADILYCKGMVERCLMSLSDFQPQTVALTLLESINISLSQSHNLQLIRKCYLEMALVYLHQWEQSSPAPQDQQNPVPPSPPKNAILKHPGWKRIRTTLNRGLTPGEAYLLLYWVSVRAATKASEAMTTCSQLCGSTGAKGGHLPLISLKLLPEFASNDLLNPCGGIDVMVRTVSSSSPELDPGLSSRKRSQLTWVHLSRYYKHLFNLQHIAMRPVVPQCVEGLVSQSEDSSLALRLVQLQTFFCSHMVGYRETCCAPEPPTEIIMQPQIIQMCPTVRGTMGAQMYPWSFADRKQLCIQWHRPALSPTQEDTDTVMLLFGLNKVPLSAMRATACTVIELQCGQKLVSMAKLCAVHAQLASACVGGNVSSPPTASSAPSSPSPKMERQRRTKIPDKAATSSPHIQMLQEQTRCCCAAIKDLLQPGSEAAVLTEVPFEASLHSLCDLERCFNPASGAIVEGNTLITWLISLLV, encoded by the exons ATGCGCCTGG GTCACTGCTTGGCTGTACAGGCCATGACCAGCGCCCCTTCCTCCAGCCTGTCGACCTCCAGCCATCCCTGGGAGTGTGCTCAGGAGGTGCTGCAGTCAGCCCTGCTCGTTTCCCAGGCATGTGCTACCAGAGACAGACAGCTGGAGGCTGATATCCTCTACTGCAAGG GGATGGTGGAGCGCTGTCTGATGTCTCTCAGTGACTTCCAGCCTCAGACAGTTGCTCTGACACTACTGGAGAGCATCaatatctctctgtcccagaGTCACAATCTACA gctgaTCCGTAAGTGTTATCTGGAGATGGCGCTAGTGTACTTGCACCAGTGGGAGCAGAGCAGCCCAGCACCTCAGGACCAGCAGAACCCCGTCCCACCTTCACCACCTAAAAATGCCATACTGAAG CATCCAGGTTGGAAGCGTATCAGGACAACTCTGAACAGAGGCCTGACTCCAGGGGAGGCCTACTTATTGCTCTACTGGGTCTCTGTCCGAGCTGCTACTAAG GCGTCTGAAGCCATGACCACATGTAGCCAGCTGTGTGGTAGTACCGGAGCTAAAGGAGGACACCTGCCTCTCATCTCCCTCAAGCTCCTGCCTGAATTTGCCTCCAACGACCTGCTCAACCCCTGTG GAGGGATAGATGTGATGGTGAGGACTGTCTCCAGCTCGTCTCCAGAGCTTGATCCTGGGCTGAGCAGCAGGAAACGCTCACAGCTCACATGGGTCCACCTGTCCCGCTACTACAAACACCTGTTCAACCTGCAGCACATCGCCATGCGCCCAG TGGTGCCCCAGTGTGTGGAGGGCCTGGTGTCCCAGTCAGAAGACAGTAGTCTGGCGCTGAGGTTGGTTCAGCTCCAGACCTTCTTCTGTTCCCACATGGTGGGCTACAGAGAGACCTGCTGCGCCCCTGAACCCCCCACTGAAATCATCATGCAGCCACAGAttatacag ATGTGTCCTACGGTGAGAGGCACTATGGGAGCTCAGATGTACCCCTGGTCCTTTGCTGACAGGAAGCAGCTGTGTATTCAGTGGCACCGGCCTGCTCTCAGCCCCACCCAAGAAGACACGGATACG GTTATGCTGCTGTTTGGGCTAAACAAAGTGCCACTCTCGGCCATGAGGGCCACAGCCTGCACTGTCATAGAGCTGCAGTGTGGACAGAAACTCGTCAGCATGGCGAA ACTGTGTGCAGTCCATGCTCAGCTGGCCTCAGCCTGTGTTGGGGGTAACGTCTCCTCTCCGCCTACTGCCAGTAGcgccccctcctcccccagcccCAAGATGGAGAGGCAACGCCGCACCAAGATCCCAGACAAGGCTGCTACCTCCAGCCCTCACATACAG ATGCTACAGGAGCAGACCAGGTGCTGCTGTGCTGCTATAAAGGACTTACTGCAGCCTGGTTCAGAGGCAGCTGTTCTCACTGAG GTTCCGTTTGAGGCCAGCCTACATAGTCTGTGTGATCTGGAGCGCTGCTTCAACCCAGCCAGTGGAGCCATTGTGGAGGGAAACACACTGATAACATGGCTCATCTCCCTGCTCGTCTGA